A genomic region of Enterococcus sp. 12C11_DIV0727 contains the following coding sequences:
- a CDS encoding helix-turn-helix domain-containing protein produces MDIKIELGKKIRTFREQKKLSREAFCDDELELTVRQLSRIESGESLPTLPKLTYISKQLFIPISHLINENDIILPKRYIQLKMGLFKRPPQYNDAMKKMVEDTFEEIYKDYYETLPEEEQLLVDTAQAQNDVNLSKKIDFGEGILQDYFFQVRNKKEYSENDLLIIHLYFACCYYKPFENKEFDTLVEKTLEQVNYSSEFGLIILNRILITIIGLYIFSDRYDKILNIIKISNTIMKMRMDFHQKPIIDMLEGKYWLHHKDLERANKKYNDAILLAQLHGEEQLSGKIKQEWQQDLNS; encoded by the coding sequence GTGGATATAAAGATAGAATTAGGTAAAAAAATTCGGACGTTTCGCGAACAAAAGAAATTAAGCAGAGAAGCATTTTGTGATGACGAACTGGAATTGACTGTTAGGCAACTTTCGCGAATTGAGTCTGGTGAATCACTCCCAACACTCCCTAAACTTACATATATTTCAAAACAACTTTTTATACCTATTTCGCACTTGATAAACGAAAATGACATTATATTACCTAAACGTTATATTCAGTTGAAAATGGGTTTATTCAAACGTCCACCACAATATAATGATGCGATGAAAAAAATGGTCGAGGACACCTTTGAGGAAATATATAAGGACTACTATGAGACTTTACCTGAAGAAGAGCAGCTTTTAGTGGATACTGCTCAGGCACAAAATGATGTAAATCTTTCAAAGAAAATCGATTTTGGTGAGGGAATACTGCAGGATTATTTTTTTCAAGTTAGAAATAAAAAAGAGTATTCTGAAAATGATTTGTTAATTATACATTTATATTTTGCCTGTTGTTATTATAAGCCATTTGAAAATAAAGAGTTCGATACTTTGGTGGAGAAGACATTGGAACAAGTCAATTATAGTTCGGAATTTGGGTTGATTATTTTAAATAGAATTCTAATTACGATAATTGGTCTATACATTTTTTCTGATCGATACGATAAAATTTTAAACATTATAAAGATTTCAAATACTATCATGAAAATGAGAATGGATTTTCATCAAAAACCGATTATTGATATGCTTGAGGGAAAGTATTGGCTGCACCATAAGGATCTAGAGAGAGCGAATAAAAAATATAATGATGCAATATTACTTGCTCAATTACATGGTGAGGAGCAATTGTCAGGTAAAATTAAGCAAGAATGGCAACAAGATCTAAATAGTTAA